The nucleotide sequence TGACTTAATAGGCTATTCATCCTCCACATATCCTTAATGTTTCAGTGTTACAAAAAATTGCAGTGCTGCTTTCAAGGTTCTTTGCTTATTTTCCTGTGTCTCTCAGGAGTGTGTATCAACTGCTAGTGGTGTTGGTGCTGGCAGTGGGACAGCTAGCAGTGGAGCAGGGGTGGAAATGCCAGGTTCGTTTGTGCCTACGGTGACCGCAATCACCACCAGTCAAGATCTGCAGTGGATGGTGCAACCCACACTCGTCTCTTCAGTTGCCCCTGGCCAGAGTGACGCAGGAGCGTCCACTATGACCCAGCCAGGGGCCCTGGACCCTTATGATCTACCGGGACCCAGCTTCTCTTCTGGGTCTGGATTCACTCCACCAAGTTCTGACACTCCGGGTCCAGTTCGTCCATCTCGGGCTCGCAGCCGACGCAGTCGGGAGGAGAGCGTATGTCTGACCTAAATGTTTAGGGATCACTGCAAGTAACATAGATGCTAATGTCTGTGACAAGTTAATGAAAGCAGAGGCCTAcagatcaaagttgtatttgaTTGTATTTTGTTTCAAATACGAGGGGGTTTATGCATGCATGTTGCTGAAGAaagggggaagaggagtgatgtcaaatgtcttactttcagtTGACaccagaggaggaagagaaaagaagagtgcGACGGGAACGAAATAAACTAGCTGCTGCCAAGTGTCGCAATCGACGGCGTGAGCTTACAGACCAGCTCCAGTCTGTAAGTGATATCGTTCTTTCTGCCAGATGACCACACACAAGTCACCAGAGTGTTCATCAGTAGAATTATTCATAAATACGTCATAAATTACACAAACATACTTGATATTACATAATTGGTAATAGAGGAACATTGTAATTCATGAGTAGTTCAGACACTGTATAAAGATGCTAATGTGAAATATAGATTTACATTATACTGACACTTGTTTGAAGGAAATACAGCCTCCAGTCCAAAAACTGTCCTTTTATCGcctatattttaaatgtttgctTGAAGCATGACAATGCAATAATTCAGATATTATCTCTACACCACTGTTTTTGCCATTCCCTCAGGAGACAGACATATTGGAGGAGGAGAAAGCCGAGCTAGAGGCGGAAATATCCGAGCTTCAGAAGGAGAAGGAGCGCCTGGAGTTTGTCCTGGTGGCCCACCAGCCAAGCTGCAAGATCCCCTACCAGGACCAGCCATCAGTGCCTCTCCAGCAGACACCTGTCCACCCGCCACTGACCACCGCCGTCTCGGTGGTGGGCCTGACTGTGAAGGAGGACTCTTTCTACCTGCCCCCTGCCTACTCGTCGCACCACCAGACGTCTACGCAGACGCAGCAGCTGCAGCCGGGGATGATGCAGGAGGTAGCCTTTTCTAGTTCTTTCTATGGGCAAGTTGAGCTGGCACAGGGCAGCCCATGTCCtgttgccactgctgctgctggtggtgg is from Alosa alosa isolate M-15738 ecotype Scorff River chromosome 15, AALO_Geno_1.1, whole genome shotgun sequence and encodes:
- the fosb gene encoding protein fosB isoform X2, encoding MFQGFPGDLDTGSRGSSSPSLEYLSSVDSFGSPPTTSAPPQECVSTASGVGAGSGTASSGAGVEMPGSFVPTVTAITTSQDLQWMVQPTLVSSVAPGQSDAGASTMTQPGALDPYDLPGPSFSSGSGFTPPSSDTPGPVRPSRARSRRSREESLTPEEEEKRRVRRERNKLAAAKCRNRRRELTDQLQSETDILEEEKAELEAEISELQKEKERLEFVLVAHQPSCKIPYQDQPSVPLQQTPVHPPLTTAVSVVGLTVKEDSFYLPPAYSSHHQTSTQTQQLQPGMMQESSTCENPTTPDSPWDLD
- the fosb gene encoding protein fosB isoform X3 → MFQGFPGDLDTGSRGSSSPSLEYLSSVDSFGSPPTTSAPPQECVSTASGVGAGSGTASSGAGVEMPGSFVPTVTAITTSQDLQWMVQPTLVSSVAPGQSDAGASTMTQPGALDPYDLPGPSFSSGSGFTPPSSDTPGPVRPSRARSRRSREESLTPEEEEKRRVRRERNKLAAAKCRNRRRELTDQLQSETDILEEEKAELEAEISELQKEKERLEFVLVAHQPSCKIPYQDQPSVPLQQTPVHPPLTTAVSVVGLTVKEDSFYLPPAYSSHHQTSTQTQQLQPGMMQELPRGSLRGQR
- the fosb gene encoding protein fosB isoform X1 yields the protein MFQGFPGDLDTGSRGSSSPSLEYLSSVDSFGSPPTTSAPPQECVSTASGVGAGSGTASSGAGVEMPGSFVPTVTAITTSQDLQWMVQPTLVSSVAPGQSDAGASTMTQPGALDPYDLPGPSFSSGSGFTPPSSDTPGPVRPSRARSRRSREESLTPEEEEKRRVRRERNKLAAAKCRNRRRELTDQLQSETDILEEEKAELEAEISELQKEKERLEFVLVAHQPSCKIPYQDQPSVPLQQTPVHPPLTTAVSVVGLTVKEDSFYLPPAYSSHHQTSTQTQQLQPGMMQEVAFSSSFYGQVELAQGSPCPVATAAAGGGGNNPDAGCYNSSYTSSFVFSYPEGACGASANQWTSSSDQSSDSLNSPSLLAL
- the fosb gene encoding protein fosB isoform X4 — its product is MFQGFPGDLDTGSRGSSSPSLEYLSSVDSFGSPPTTSAPPQECVSTASGVGAGSGTASSGAGVEMPGSFVPTVTAITTSQDLQWMVQPTLVSSVAPGQSDAGASTMTQPGALDPYDLPGPSFSSGSGFTPPSSDTPGPVRPSRARSRRSREESLTPEEEEKRRVRRERNKLAAAKCRNRRRELTDQLQSETDILEEEKAELEAEISELQKEKERLEFVLVAHQPSCKIPYQDQPSVPLQQTPVHPPLTTAVSVVGLTVKEDSFYLPPAYSSHHQTSTQTQQLQPGMMQERELAGPALTSGPAVVISHLTP